The Cyanobacteriota bacterium genomic interval TCCAGGGTAGAGGGCTGGTCCAACTCAGGGTCCAGCGGGTTTCGATGCGATCGTCAGTTTGGCGAATCTCATGCAATGCCAGGTGAATGTCCAAAAACCAGCGAGCCATCCAGCTAATCATCTGTTGATATCGCTGCAAGCCCTGAAATTGGGTCATGGGATCCTTAAACACCACATCGGGAGCATAGAGGCTATAGGTCTGGTGGTGAGGAAACCGCTGGTAGTCTTGCTTAATGGCATCAAGAATGGTTGTCATAGGAGGGCGTGATCAAAAACGCTGCATTAACTGTTGT includes:
- a CDS encoding DUF2358 domain-containing protein; amino-acid sequence: MTTILDAIKQDYQRFPHHQTYSLYAPDVVFKDPMTQFQGLQRYQQMISWMARWFLDIHLALHEIRQTDDRIETRWTLSWTSPLPWKPRITISGRSELCLNADNLIVSHTDYWDCTRWAVLQQHFPWFAPSA